From the genome of Sinanaerobacter sp. ZZT-01:
ATAAACTTTCCATAACTATGTGTATAATAAGGGTTCACTTCTAGCAGTTTTCCCTTTTCCATACGATTTGCTACAGTCTTAATAGTAACTTCATCGCCGATTTCTGCATCTTCCTGTAAAAATCCTTTTGTCCACATTTCAAGAGGGCATGCTCTTGTATCATCTGGAACTTTTGGAGCTCTTCCAGATGGTTCCAATACGATTGAGTGAATGCGAACCCATTCTCCCTTTTTAACCATTTTCATTCTCCTTTTCTAGAAAAAAATTTTATACCTTTTTCTATGCTTCTATTAAAATTAATTCTCTTCAGTTTTTATTTATCCGAATACAATTTGCTATAGAGGACGATTTTTTTAAAATCGTCCTCTATCATTCATATATTCTATTTTCTTCGCCGTACAATTCTATGTGCTAAAGCACATGAATTGCTGATCTCGACTTTAAAGCTTTTCTATTTTCTTCGCCGTACAATTCTATGCACTAAAGTGCATGAATTGCTGACGGAGGACTTTCCATCAATTTGTTTCACAAATTGGGACAAGTCTCTCTATTTTACAATTTTAGCTTCTTCGCAGACCTGATCTCTCATGTCGCCCATGATTGCTCTTGGAACTGGAAGGGTTAACATTGTGTGAAGTCCTGCTCTTGCATTGATAACGTGAGGAATCATGTTAACGCACATAGCGATTGTTCCGATTCCGCCTTCAACTTCTGGACTGTTAACCATATTGATGTTTGGAGTTCCTTTAATGATTACATAATCGCCAGTCTGTACTCCAACCTGCTCTGGTTCGATCTGCTGAGGATGGTCCATTTCAATCATTAATTCGCCGTTTCTATATCCAAATGCCTTCATTGCAACACCTGCAACATTTCCAGCTTTTGCAAATCCATAAGGTGATTTTCTGTCAACATCTGTTACGATTGGATCCATTGATTGCTCGAACTTATCGATTTCCCAACCGATACCGTCAGCAATCATACCCATGGATTCAGCAAAACCAACGTGTCCAGCTAATTCGCCCTTATTAAATTCTTCAACAGTAACACCAATACCCTGCTCTTCCATAACGGCAGGTCCAAATGGAGATAATGAGTTTACACGTCTAGATACAATATGTTCTACCTCTTCCATGCAGCCAGTCATAATTAATACAAGTAAATCCATGATAAGACCTGGGTTGATGCCAGTTCCTAAGCAAGATACTCCATTTGCCTTAGCAATTTCATCTAGCTGCTTAGCAAGCTCTGGTTCTTGCGCTTTTGGATAAGCCATTTCTTCAGCGGAAGTGATTACATTGATTTTTTGTTCCATTATGAACTTTAATTTATCAAATGCATTTCTTGTGAAAGAATCTGTGCAAAGTAGAACGATGTCAGCAGCGCCTGGTTTAATTACATCTTCAGCTGCGCCAATTAGCACGTCTTGTCTGTCGCCTTTTTCAGTTTTAATGAAATCATACATGCTCTTTCCGATTTTAGCACCACGACCTACAGCGCCTACAATATCAACGCCCTTTTTCTTAAGCAGCATGTCAGCCATACCGCCGCCCATAGCACCAAGTCCCCAAATGATTACTTTTACATTTTGCATCTTTTCATCCTCCATTTTTTATAATTTTAAAAAATTAACTTTAAAATATCTTACAGTGCTTATCCCTCATTTCATGTTTTTTCTACACTGCTCGATACTAAATTATTAAGCAAATACTATGCCAAAACAAATTTTATAATAAATATCCCT
Proteins encoded in this window:
- the ord gene encoding 2,4-diaminopentanoate dehydrogenase; the protein is MQNVKVIIWGLGAMGGGMADMLLKKKGVDIVGAVGRGAKIGKSMYDFIKTEKGDRQDVLIGAAEDVIKPGAADIVLLCTDSFTRNAFDKLKFIMEQKINVITSAEEMAYPKAQEPELAKQLDEIAKANGVSCLGTGINPGLIMDLLVLIMTGCMEEVEHIVSRRVNSLSPFGPAVMEEQGIGVTVEEFNKGELAGHVGFAESMGMIADGIGWEIDKFEQSMDPIVTDVDRKSPYGFAKAGNVAGVAMKAFGYRNGELMIEMDHPQQIEPEQVGVQTGDYVIIKGTPNINMVNSPEVEGGIGTIAMCVNMIPHVINARAGLHTMLTLPVPRAIMGDMRDQVCEEAKIVK
- the ortA gene encoding 2-amino-4-oxopentanoate thiolase subunit OrtA, which translates into the protein MVKKGEWVRIHSIVLEPSGRAPKVPDDTRACPLEMWTKGFLQEDAEIGDEVTIKTVANRMEKGKLLEVNPYYTHSYGKFIPELVQIDKQLREIMFGGEK